One genomic window of Salvia miltiorrhiza cultivar Shanhuang (shh) chromosome 4, IMPLAD_Smil_shh, whole genome shotgun sequence includes the following:
- the LOC131020746 gene encoding uncharacterized protein LOC131020746, with translation MEDAERSLPTTQQEEAVVKKKYGGMMPKKPPLISKDHERAYFDSADWALGKQGAGKPKGPLEALRPKLQPTQQQTRYRKSPYAPSEGEEGHAPPSEDTSTSE, from the exons ATGGAGGATGCTGAAAGGTCCCTGCCGACAACACAGCAGGAA GAGGCTGTTGTCAAGAAAAAATATGGAGGAATGATGCCGAAGAAACCACCACTAATTTCTAAG GATCATGAACGAGCCTATTTTGACTCTGCTGATTGGGCCTTGGGAAAG CAAGGTGCAGGGAAGCCCAAAGGACCACTTGAGGCTCTGCGGCCAAAGTTACAG CCTACACAACAGCAGACGCGGTACCGCAAGTCTCCCTATGCACCATCAGAAGGTGAAG AGGGACATGCACCACCATCGGAAGATACAAGTACGAGCGAATGA
- the LOC131020742 gene encoding SNF1-related protein kinase catalytic subunit alpha KIN10-like, whose protein sequence is MDGLNQDGNNVDSFLRNYKLGKTLGIGSFGKVKIAEHALTGHKVAVKILNRKKIKNMDMEENDGDLHIFTRVEHRGLKWKTIDKDINCHYSPIQTLLVFVGDRTEGVACLLRTPQGKKDCP, encoded by the exons ATGGATGGATTAAACCAAGATGGAAACAATGTGGATTCTTTCTTACGGAACTACAAACTTGGGAAGACTCTTGGGATTGGTTCATTTGGCAAAGTTAAAATTGCTGAACATGCATTGACAGGGCACAAAGTTGCTGTCAAGATTCTAAATCGtaagaagataaagaatatGGATATGGAAGAAAATG ATGGCGATTTACATATCTTTACAAGAGTGGAGCATAGGGGATTGAAGTGGAAGACCATTGATAAAGATATCAATTGTC ACTATAGCCCAATTCAAACATTGTTGGTGTTTGTAGGCGATCGAACCGAGGGCGTTGCATGCTTACTCCGCACCCCTCAAG GAAAAAAAGATTGCCCATAG
- the LOC131020658 gene encoding C-terminal binding protein AN — translation MPQSGGGGGQSQPLPLVVTLNCIEDTVLEEECLSGVAEVEHVSLSRLAESRIESAAAVLIHSLSFLPRAAQRRLRPWQLILCLGSSDRAVDSALAAELGLNRLIHVDVSRAEEVADTVMALILGLLRRTHLLSRHALSASGWLGSVQPLCRGMRRCRGLVLGIVGRSASATSLANRSLAFKMSVLYFDVQEGIGKVSRSSLRFPAAARRMDTLNDLLAASDLISLHCALTNDTIQIINAECLQHIKPGAFLVNTGSSQLLDDCAVKQLLIDGTLAGCALDGAEGPQWMEAWLREMPNVLILPRSADYSEEVWMEIREKAISILQQFVIDNVIPKNAISDEEEEERELESKNEQSRMLESETSFQGSVCDRPTENVELLAESSQKKVLNQSKETSSQNQSSVLSQSPSNRSETKRNRSSKKAKKRHGRQKSQNKADDAVTFEKESSSYREDDATMSGTDQVLSSSEDSRNRKTPVDSKAELTPELPLKSSREVVKKSGELLKDGYIVSLHARDHPALHVSRQRVQGGGWFLDTLSNVTKRDPAAQFLVVYRSKDTIGFRSFTAGGKLLQINRRMEFVFASHSFDVWESWTFEGTLEECRLVNCRNPLAVLDVRIEIVAALGEDGITRWLD, via the exons ATGCCTcaaagcggcggcggcgggggcCAATCGCAGCCGCTTCCACTAGTGGTGACGCTCAATTGCATCGAGGACACGGTTCTGGAGGAGGAATGCCTCAGCGGCGTGGCGGAGGTGGAGCACGTGTCGCTCAGCCGGCTGGCGGAGTCGCGGATCgaatcggcggcggcggtgctcATCCACTCGCTCTCGTTCCTGCCGCGCGCCGCGCAGCGCCGGCTCCGGCCGTGGCAGCTGATTCTGTGCCTCGGATCGTCCGACCGCGCCGTGGACTCGGCTCTGGCCGCGGAGCTCGGGCTGAACCGGCTGATCCACGTGGACGTGAGCCGAGCTGAGGAGGTGGCGGACACTGTGATGGCGCTTATTTTGGGGCTACTGAGGCGCACGCATCTGCTCTCCAGGCACGCGCTCTCGGCTTCCGGATGGCTCGGCTCGGTGCAGCCGCTCTGCCGTGGAATGCGACGGTGTCGTGGATTGGTTTTGGGGATTGTTGGTAGATCTGCCTCCGCGACGTCCTTGGCTAATAGGAGCTTGGCGTTTAAGATGAGTGTGTTGTACTTTGATGTGCAAGAG GGAATTGGTAAAGTAAGTAGATCTTCTTTAAGATTTCCGGCGGCTGCTAGAAGAATGGATACACTTAATGACTTGCTTGCTGCAAGTGACCTTATATCTCTGCACTGTGCTCTGACTAATGATACGATTCAAATTATCAATGCAGAGTGTTTACAGCATATAAAGCCTG GGGCATTTCTTGTAAATACTGGGAGCAGCCAGCTGTTGGATGACTGTGCTGTGAAACAACTTTTGATCGATGGCACACTTGCAGGCTGTGCCCTTGATGGTGCTGAAGGTCCACAATGGATGGAAGCCTGG CTAAGGGAGATGCCCAATGTTCTGATACTTCCTCGCAGTGCTGACTACAGTGAAGAAGTATGGATGGAGATTAGGGAAAAGGCAATTTCCATACTACAACAATTCGTCATTGATAATGTCATTCCAAAGAATGCTATATCTGACGAGGAAGAGGAAGAAAGGGAGTTGGAAAGTAAGAATGAACAGAGTCGCATGTTAGAGAGCGAAACTTCATTCCAAGGTTCAGTGTGTGATAGACCGACTGAAAATGTTGAGCTATTGGCAGAAAGTTCCCAGAAAAAAGTCTTAAATCAGTCAAAAGAAACTTCTTCTCAAAATCAAAGTTCTGTTTTGTCTCAAAGTCCGTCAAATAGATCTGAAACAAAGCGAAACAGATCAAGTAAGAAGGCCAAGAAGAGGCATGGCCGgcaaaaatctcaaaataaagCAGATGATGCTGTGACATTTGAGAAAGAAAGTTCTTCATATAGAGAAGATGATGCTACTATGAGTGGCACAGATCAAGTTCTGAGTTCTAGTGAAGATTCAAGGAATAGGAAAACACCAGTTGATTCAAAAGCAGAATTAACTCCAGAGCTGCCGCTAAAATCAAGCAGAGAAGTTGTTAAAAAATCGGGTGAACTGCTGAAAGATGGCTATATTGTATCTTTACACGCAAGAGACCATCCTGCACTTCATGTCTCTAGGCAAAGAGTCCAAGGCGGTGGTTGGTTCCTGGATACATTGTCAAATGTTACAAAAAGAGACCCTGCAGCACAGTTCCTGGTTGTGTATAGAAGCAAG GATACAATTGGGTTTAGATCATTTACTGCTGGAGGAAAGTTATTACAG ATAAATAGAAGGATGGAATTCGTATTCGCCAGTCACAGCTTTGACGTTTGGGAGAGTTGGACGTTTGAGGGCACTCTTGAAGAGTGCAGGCTGGTGAACTGCAGAAATCCTCTG GCTGTGTTGGATGTACGCATTGAAATTGTTGCAGCTCTAGGCGAAGACGGAATCACTCGCTGGCTCGATTAG